A part of Caretta caretta isolate rCarCar2 chromosome 1, rCarCar1.hap1, whole genome shotgun sequence genomic DNA contains:
- the CFAP97D2 gene encoding uncharacterized protein CFAP97D2 isoform X2 produces the protein MHRAYQPSLPCGNKYLQQKWDKTNYEEHKKRIQTAKPVVDTTTPLTYGHLHLKLKKLKLEKERLSVIERDNHLLLEKISCIMRTKGRIDNKNYCQAKRNKN, from the exons ATGCATAGAGCCTACCAGCCAAGTTTACCTTGTGGCAACAAATATCTTCAGCAAAAATGGGACAAAACAAACTATGAAGAGCACAAGAAAAGG ATCCAGACAGCCAAACCTGTAGTGGACACCACTACTCCTCTAACATATGGCCATCTTCACTTGAAGTTAAAGAAGCTAAAG CTTGAGAAGGAACGGCTTTCAGTCATCGAAAGAGACAATCATTTGCTGCTGGAGAAGATATCCTGCATCATGAGGACGAAAGGGCGAATtgataacaaaaattactgtCAGGCCAAAAG
- the CFAP97D2 gene encoding uncharacterized protein CFAP97D2 isoform X1: protein MHRAYQPSLPCGNKYLQQKWDKTNYEEHKKRIQTAKPVVDTTTPLTYGHLHLKLKKLKLEKERLSVIERDNHLLLEKISCIMRTKGRIDNKNYCQAKSLNREKREKELLRVSQENRAILDRITKCEPQYQVQRWHEDWQRAEKYMDSIARYPRGWCKLQNRKEQKLNKKASKQEREKKR from the exons ATGCATAGAGCCTACCAGCCAAGTTTACCTTGTGGCAACAAATATCTTCAGCAAAAATGGGACAAAACAAACTATGAAGAGCACAAGAAAAGG ATCCAGACAGCCAAACCTGTAGTGGACACCACTACTCCTCTAACATATGGCCATCTTCACTTGAAGTTAAAGAAGCTAAAG CTTGAGAAGGAACGGCTTTCAGTCATCGAAAGAGACAATCATTTGCTGCTGGAGAAGATATCCTGCATCATGAGGACGAAAGGGCGAATtgataacaaaaattactgtCAGGCCAAAAG TTTAAACAGGGAGAAGCGAGAGAAGGAACTACTGAGAGTGAGCCAAGAGAACCGGGCCATTCTGGATAGGATTACAAAGTGTGAGCCTCAGTATCAAGTTCAGAGGTGGCATGAAGACTGGCAAAGGGCGGAAAAATACATGGACAGCATTGCAAGATATCCTCGTGGGTGGTGTAAATTGCAGAATCGAAAG